One Pyxicephalus adspersus chromosome 3, UCB_Pads_2.0, whole genome shotgun sequence genomic window carries:
- the SPON2 gene encoding spondin-2 has product MTLVSKFCNFILTVLLIAGYCSCLPLSEDAICTAEEIAKYSIIFTGKWSQASFPKQYPMYRPPAQWSSLLGASHSSDYHMWKRDEHASNGMREFAEKGEAWALIKEIETAGEKIQSVHGIFSAPSMTSGTGQSSTELEVHTRHPYISFMVRIVPSPDWFVGVDSLNLCDGKQWKQSVTLDLHPYDAGTDSGFTFSSPNYATIPQGTVTEITSSSPNHPANSFFYPRLKSLPPIAKVTFTKLKGKIMSFLDIASNVTTTGNEIDENISETPLDCEVSIWSSWGLCKGSCGSKGVKTRTRYIRLKPANNGTACPILTEDKECEPENCV; this is encoded by the exons ATGACTCTCGTGAGCAAGTTCTGCAACTTCATCCTGACGGTGCTATTGATTGCGGGTTATTGCAGCTGTCTTCCCTTGAGCGAAGATGCTATTTGTACCGCAGAAGAGATTGCTAAGTATAGCATCATCTTTACTGGTAAATGGAGCCAGGCGTCCTTCCCCAAACAATATCCCATGTACAGGCCCCCGGCACAGTGGTCATCCTTGTTAG GAGCGAGTCACAGTTCTGACTATCACATGTGGAAAAGAGATGAACATGCCAGCAATGGAATGAGGGAATTCGCAGAGAAAGGGGAAGCTTGGGCCTTAATAAAGGAGATAGAGACGGCTGGAGAGAAGATCCAGAGTGTCCATGGCATTTTCTCTGCCCCATCCATGACCAGTGGTACGGGGCAATCATCAACCGAGCTGGAGGTCCACACAAGGCACCCTTAT ATTTCTTTTATGGTGAGGATTGTACCGAGTCCAGACTGGTTTGTTGGAGTGGACAGCCTAAACCTGTGTGATGGGAAACAATGGAAACAGTCCGTGACTCTAGACCTCCATCCCTACGATGCTGGAACAGACAGTGGATTCACATTCTCTTCTCCAAACTATGCCACCATCCCTCAGGGCACTGTCACAGAG ATTACATCTTCCTCACCAAATCATCCGGCAAACTCATTCTTTTATCCCCGACTAAAGAGCCTGCCGCCAATTGCAAAAGTGACATTTACAAAACTCAAAGGCAAGATAATGTCTTTTCTTGATATCGCATCAAACGTGACGACTACGGGAAACGAAATAGACGAAAATATTTCAG AAACACCTCTGGATTGTGAGGTCTCCATCTGGTCTTCCTGGGGTCTCTGTAAAGGCAGCTGTGGGTCCAAAGGGGTGAAGACCAGAACCAGGTACATACGTCTGAAACCTGCCAACAATGGAACAGCCTGTCCGATTCTTACAGAAGACAAAGAATGTGAACCAGAAAACTGTGTATAA